The following coding sequences are from one Leguminivora glycinivorella isolate SPB_JAAS2020 chromosome 7, LegGlyc_1.1, whole genome shotgun sequence window:
- the LOC125228007 gene encoding uncharacterized protein LOC125228007, with protein MGADAARPPSPPSGPAGVTEGLSVAGAQPMGAATANSTLRYGLTVETPRSPSYDTTLLWRRDLAKRLRRRSRPTPIPARHPKAAVIDRTTEKRKSLQETTKEVNKPIIKAQSVRSHASSRTVIEAQLSQAELEASERLAEISRRELQLEADMVRKRLDARKLQIRANADSADEHESAGSVRNSNQDRLDEWLENSRDATSKPICKRLTDEPLSKYETPRRPAQAERHIRGLSPDRQGTAHIFAFLDDGSTLSMIDQDVADEIGAVGQDEPLCIRGIQRLKLSSVTQTVKAKVSPARGGLTYDISLKTVDGLGIRSQSLNKKRLLEYEHLADLGDECYTGMGVPQMLIGGDFSHLINPTEVRQGGEDEPCAVKTSLGWVFFGRMPRYVPNNEQVVMHCHSDDSDLVEQVKKHWAVEALGITAKDNIRPDDQRAIDTFERTVKKVGQRYEVGQLWAADDIKLPPSFNMAKARLRNLEARMSRDPDFANEYQAQIHKLLEKGYAERIMEPPQSDRMWFLPHFSVYNLNKGKYRAVFDCAAKSQGCALNDFILAGPDLLQSLLGILLRFREWEFAVTADIQEMFLQIQLRREDRHSQLFIWRGSRRDVTPWTYQLNRVCFGNISSPFLAHSVRNRNATDNKDRYPDAVYDIHNNHYMDDYVASYETERELISTATQVRLAHAEASFRLRSYASNSELLMRNIDPEERATGPSHLGEKQQTVLGMTWDPETDTLGYNTKMLRVPDDVKRYERSPTKRELLSAVMSVYDPLGLIAQYMISAKIIFQRVWTKGTDWDERLPAEEAEDFFRWLRALSDVSALRIPRRYATPTGAVRRELHIFSDASTEAYSAAAYWRVSNDEEETQVSLAIAKSRVCPLKVMTVPRLELTAAVVGVRLAETILREQRYPVTKVTYWTDSMVVLGWVRDDARNYRPYVSHRLAEIAEKTDRDAWRYVPTAQNPADRATRCQPAQSVRIEDEWYEGPRFLYGPETSWPSHTSNRTDDLPERKARPSTATSLAIISAKPDPSSVLPDVRRFSSYDRLLNATANVLLFIEKMRTKNKALQLQVAGGAGRSGRGLRAQPPALPAASPAPATRLVHKSPRPSLLAHATRLRALRAATTNFYHALRGATKAQAFDMQKSVTHY; from the exons atgggcgccgacgcggcgcgccCTCCCTCACCTCCCTCCGGACCCGCTGGCGTAACGGAAGGGCTTAGCGTCGCCGGCGCGCAACCGATGGGCGCGGCGACAGCTAACAGCACGCTCAGGTATGGATTAACCGTAGAGACACCGAGGTCACCGTCCTACGACACGACATTGCTATGGCGAAGGGATTTAGCCAAGCGGTTACGGCGTCGTTCCAGACCCACGCCGATCCCAGCTAGACATCCCAAGGCTGCCGTCATAGACAGAACTACCGAGAAACGAAAGTCGCTGCAGGAAACTACCAAGGAGGTAAATAAACCAATTATTAAAGCTCAGTCCGTCAGATCACATGCGAGCAGTCGCACTGTGATAGAAGCGCAGCTGTCTCAGGCGGAGCTCGAGGCCAGCGAACGGCTAGCGGAGATATCCCGGAGGGAGTTGCAGCTAGAAGCGGACATGGTACGTAAACGGCTAGACGCCAGAAAACTGCAGATCCGCGCTAATGCGGATAGCGCAGACGAGCACGAATCTGCTGGTAGCGTGCGGAATTCGAATCAAGATCGATTAGACGAATGGCTAGAGAACTCGCGAGACGCGACGTCAAAACCCATTTGTAAGAGGTTAACCGACGAACCTCTATCCAAGTACGAGACTCCGAGACGACCTGCGCAGGCGGAGCGGCATATTCGAGGCCTCTCACCGGACCGCCAG GGAACGGCGCATATCTTCGCTTTCCTTGACGATGGATCCACCTTGTCAATGATCGACCAGGACGTCGCGGACGAGATCGGCGCGGTCGGTCAAGACGAGCCGCTATGCATAAGAGGTATTCAGCGGTTGAAACTTAGCTCAGTGACACAGACGGTCAAGGCTAAAGTAAGCCCCGCTCGTGGCGGCTTGACATACGATATATCCCTAAAAACGGTAGACGGACTAGGGATACGCTCGCAGTCATTAAATAAGAAGCGTCTATTGGAATACGAACATCTGGCGGACTTGGGCGACGAGTGCTACACGGGCATGGGCGTGCCGCAGATGTTAATAGGCGGAGACTTCAGTCATCTTATAAACCCGACGGAGGTGAGACAGGGCGGCGAGGACGAGCCGTGCGCAGTTAAAACCTCGTTAGGATGGGTTTTCTTCGGGCGAATGCCGAGGTATGTACCAAATAACGAGCAGGTCGTGATGCACTGCCACAGTGACGACAGTGATCTCGTGGAGCAGGTCAAGAAACACTGGGCAGTCGAGGCGCTTGGCATAACGGCAAAGGACAACATTCGACCCGACGACCAGCGAGCGATCGATACATTCGAACGAACAGTAAAAAAGGTAGGACAGAGATACGAAGTCGGCCAACTATGGGCTGCCGACGACATAAAGCTGCCACCGAGTTTCAACATGGCGAAGGCGAGATTACGCAATCTAGAAGCCCGCATGTCGAGAGATCCTGACTTCGCCAACGAGTATCAAGCACAGATACACAAGCTTCTGGAAAAGGGGTACGCAGAGCGCATCATGGAACCACCGCAGTCAGATCGGATGTGGTTTCTGCCCCATTTCAGcgtctacaatttaaataaaggaaagtATCGCGCTGTATTCGATTGCGCCGCGAAAAGTCAGGGATGTGCATTGAACGATTTCATCCTCGCGGGACCGGATTTACTACAGAGCCTGCTGGGGATACTACTTCGATTCCGTGAGTGGGAATTCGCCGTCACCGCGGACATACAGGAAATGTTCCTTCAAATACAGCTGCGAAGAGAGGATCGGCATAGTCAGCTCTTCATCTGGAGGGGATCGCGGCGTGACGTGACACCGTGGACGTACCAGCTAAACCGGGTATGTTTCGGTAACATCTCTTCTCCTTTTCTCGCACACTCGGTGCGGAATAGGAATGCGACGGACAACAAGGATCGCTATCCGGACGCGGTCTACGATATCCATAATAATCACTACATGGACGATTATGTGGCATCATATGAGACAGAACGGGAACTCATATCAACAGCGACACAGGTGAGACTAGCACACGCGGAGGCTAGCTTTCGGCTGCGCAGCTACGCTAGCAACAGCGAGTTGTTAATGCGAAACATCGATCCGGAGGAGCGAGCAACGGGACCTTCTCATCTCGGAGAAAAGCAACAGACCGTCCTCGGAATGACGTGGGACCCAGAGACGGATACGCTGGGGTACAACACGAAAATGCTACGAGTGCCAGACGACGTGAAAAGGTACGAGCGATCGCCCACTAAAAGGGAACTTTTGAGTGCCGTAATGTCAGTTTACGACCCATTAGGCCTCATAGCGCAGTATATGATAAGCGCTAAGATCATATTCCAACGTGTGTGGACAAAGGGCACGGACTGGGACGAGCGGCTGCCGGCGGAGGAAGCGGAGGACTTTTTCCGGTGGCTGAGGGCACTGAGCGACGTGTCCGCGCTGCGAATACCCCGACGATACGCCACGCCCACCGGTGCAGTTAGAAGAGAACTGCATATTTTCAGTGATGCATCGACCGAGGCCTACAGCGCGGCGGCCTATTGGCGAGTATCGAACGACGAGGAGGAAACGCAAGTGAGCTTAGCTATAGCGAAAAGCCGAGTTTGCCCGCTAAAGGTAATGACAGTTCCCAGGCTCGAATTAACCGCAGCAGTCGTCGGCGTGCGGCTGGCGGAGACAATTTTACGCGAGCAGCGTTATCCTGTGACAAAGGTGACGTATTGGACAGATTCCATGGTTGTTCTCGGATGGGTTCGCGATGACGCGCGAAACTATCGTCCGTACGTGTCACACCGACTTGCGGAGATCGCCGAGAAAACAGATAgagacgcgtggaggtatgtacCAACCGCTCAGAACCCCGCAGATCGAGCGACGAGATGTCAACCAGCGCAGAGCGTGCGCATCGAGGACGAGTGGTACGAAGGACCGCGCTTTCTCTATGGACCCGAGACATCATGGCCTAGTCACACATCGAATCGAACAGACGACCTGCCTGAGAGGAAGGCGAGGCCGTCAACCGCGACATCACTGGCGATCATCTCAGCGAAGCCAGACCCTTCGAGCGTACTGCCAGACGTGAGACGGTTTAGCAGTTACGACAGACTGTTGAACGCGACAGCGAACGTCTTGCTATTCATCGAGAAAATGAGAACGAAGAATAAAGCCTTGCAGCTACAA